The DNA region GGCCGTATTATCGTTGAACTCATGTATTGCGATTTCATGGGAAGAGCAGGAGATGAGATCTTTAATCAACTTGCAAAATGGCAAAGCATGAGTGCAGGCGTTCTTAAGATGCCAGTTGTTCTTAGAGTATCTGTTGGTTCAAAATATGGGGCACAGCATTCACAGGACTGGACGGCATTAACGGCACATGTTCCCGGATTGAAAGTTGTCTATCCGGTAACACCCTATGACGCAAAAGGTCTCATGAACAGCGCCTTAAATGGCACAGATCCGGTTGTATTTTTTGAAAGTCAAAAACTCTATGATATAGGCGAGATGTTCCAACTTGACGGTGTTCCGGAGACCAACTACGAGATCGTCATTGGAGAACCGGATATTAAACGTGAAGGTAGTGACATCACCATTTTAACAATTGGCGCTACTTTATATAAAGCCATTGAAGCAGCAGAAATATTAGAAGAACAATATGGTATATCAGCAGAAGTTATTGATGCCAGATCTGTTGTACCCTTTAATTATGAAAAGGTGCTTGCTTCAGTCAAGAAAACAGGCAGGATTCTCTTATCCAGCGATGCGTGTGAAAGAGGTTCTGCATTAGAAGATATGGCTAGGAACATTACGGAGATGGCATTTGATGATCTAGATGCACCACCAGTTGTCGTAGGTGCCAAAAACTGGATCACACCATGTTATGAACTTGAGAACGAGTTTTTCCCACAAGCGGATTGGATGATTGATGCCATACATCAAAAAATTATGCCAATAAAAGGGTATACACCAAAGCAAAACTTTACAAAATTAGAACAGTTAAGAAAGGAAAAGCTTGGAGTGTAATTTCAAGTAGGTTTAAAAATGAATATTTATCTAGATACGGCAGATGTCAATGAAATAAAGAAATACTTTGATTTGGGAATTGTTGCAGGGGTAACGACCAACCCGACGATTATTTCCAGAACAGGCAAAGAATTCATCACCGTCATTAATGAGATCGTTGAGATTGTAAAAGGTCTACCTGTGAATGCAGAAGTGATTAGTTTGGACGCAGAGGGTATGATTACAGAAGGTAGAGAATTAGCAGCACTAAATCCAAGTATCGTGGTTAAGATTCCGATGTGTATGGAAGGTCTAAGAGCGGTAAAAGTGTTATCAGATGAAGGCATCACAACGAATGTAACCTTAGTCTTTTCCGTAACACAAGCTTTGATGGCAGCACGAGCAGGTGCCACATATGTCAGCTCCTTCCTTGGAAGGGTAGATGATGTGGGCGGGGATGGCATTGCCTTGATTCAAGATGTTATAACCATCTTCAAAGAGTATGGTATCAAGAGTAAAGTTATAGCAGCTTCCGTACGTCACATGGGCCATGTCATCGGTTGTGCAAAAGCAGGCGTGGATATTTGTACAATTCCTTCTTCATTAATTCCGAGTATGGCCAATCACCCTTTAACAACCCAAGGATTAAATCAGTTCTTGGAAGACTGGAAAAAAGTACCAACAAAAAAATAAGGTTATAAAGAATTCAATTAAAAAACATATAAGGAACTAGGTGCTGATATCTGAGTAGGGTTGAAGCAACCTAGTTTCTTGTATAAAAAACTTTTTTTGACAGATATAATCAGACAAACTATAATTTAGGATAGCGGTATTTACCAACTAAGTATACATATACAAGGAAGGTAAGATCAAAGGGTAGGAGGAGAAGAACTTGAGTAAGATAGATATGCAGGATTTAGGTCTTAGCCAAAGATTTATGACAGAGGCTTCATTATATGAGGATTTACATATTGGCCGAGTTATATCACAGAACAAAAATCTATATAAGGTTATAACAGATCATGGTGAAATCACGGCAGAGATTTCAGGAAAGTTTCGATTTGAAGTTACAACGATGTCAGCCTATCCGGCAGTTGGGGATTTTGTTATGCTGGACCGAGATGAGGACGCCAGTGGGCATGCAATCATTCACAAAGTGCTGACAAGAAAAAGTGCTTTTATTAGAAAAGCAGCAGGCACATCTCAAAATGAACAAGTCGTTGCTACGAACATTGATGCAGTATTTATTTGTATGTCTTTAAACAATGATTTTAATCTAAGAAGGGTTGAGCGTTACCTTGGGATTGCATGGGATAGTGGCGCAGTTCCGGTCATCGTACTTACCAAAGCCGACTTGTGCGATACACTTGAAGAGAAACTGGCAGATATAAATACTATAGCCTATGGTGTGGATGTCCTTGTGACTTCAAGTATAAGTGAGGATGGTTATGAATCTGTAAAAAATTACTTAGAAGTCGGTAAAACCATAGCCTTCATAGGATCATCCGGTGTAGGCAAGTCTACTCTGATTAATAAGCTTATAGGTGAAGATAGATTCATCACCAAAGAAATAAGAGATGATGATAAGGGTAGACATGGGAGTACCAGGCGAGAGCTTGTGGTGCTTCCAAGTGGTGGTATTGTGATTGATACGCCGGGTATGAGAGAAATCGGTCTAGACAGTGTGGATCTCTCAAAAACCTTTGCGGATATTGATGAACTCTCGGCAAAGTGCAAGTTTAATGATTGCACGCACACTAAGGAACCAAGCTGTGCGGTACAAGAAGCGGTGCGTGATGGTGTATTAAGTGAAGAACGACTCCTTAGTTATATAAAATTAAAAAAAGAAGCCAAATATGACGGTCTTAATTCAAAACAGATTGAGACAGAAAAGCTAACAACCATGTTCAAAGATGTCGGTGGCATGAAAAATGCACGCAAGTGGATGAAAGAGAAAGATAAAAGAAATTAAGATTATGTCAAAAATAATATTTTCATATTATCTTTTTCTTGTCAATAATCTAGTATGGGTATAATCAATACCGATGGCTCCAATAGGTGCGGTGATTAGGATAGCAAGTACTGCAACTGTTAGGATGGTATTACCTGCATCGACACCAGCGGATAAGGGAATAGCACCAATGGCAGCTTGAACGGTTGCTTTTGGCAAATAAGCAATGGAACAAAACAGACGCTCTTTTAGATTGAGTTTTGTTTTTATTAGGCTTAAGTTAACACCGAGTATTCTTAGAACCAAGGCACCAAGTACGAGTAGAATGGATTTTGGACCTGCGCCGGATAAAGCGTTAATGTCTACAGCAGCACCCACAAGCACAAAAAGCATGATTTCTGCACCCACCCATATTTTTGAGAATTTACCCATGAGGCGCTTTGCAGTCACTTCGTTGGTCTTCAAAATAGTGGCGCCCAGTGCCATCACAGCAAGTAATCCTGACATCGGAACATAGGGTTTCATAATCGTTTCAAGGGTTACAAAAATAAATGAAGCACTTAATAGGATCAGTACTTTGAGCGTATCTCTTAAATGCATGATTTTGAACATCTCAACTAAGATTAGTCCGGTAGCAATACCAAGGAAAGAACCTATAACAATTGAAATCGGTACATTCAACAAAGTCGTAGAACTGAAACCTTCACCTTGGTATATGCCCATAAGAGAAGTGAATAAAACAATGACATAGATATCATCCACAGACGCACCGGCCATAATTAATTGTGGGATGCTTTTATGCTTACCATAACCGGATTCCATGAGATGAAGCATTCTTGGAACAATGATAGCAGGAGAAACAGCAGCGAGTACAGTTCCCATAAGGGCCGCTTCTATATAAGTGATGTTAAGGAGCAAAGGTGCAAGTAAGGTTACGGCAATGATTTCAAGCGTAGCGGGTACAAAGCACATGAGAATAGCAGGTCGCCCAACTTTTTTAAGATCGTTGATATCAATAGATAGACCGGCTCTTGTTAAGATGACAATAAGTGCAATCTCTCTTAAGTCGGAAGAAATGTTGAGAATATCCGGGGATATCAGATTGAACATATGAGGGCCTAGTAAAATACCGGTAAAAATCATACCCATTAAACCGGGTATTTTCAATTTGTTAAGAATGCCGCTAAGTGAAAAACCTATAATTAAAATAAGTGATAGACTAAATAACATGATTAAATCTCCTTTGAAAAACAATAAAAAAGTTGATGTGCCTCTGAAAATTACAGAAGTCATCAACTTAATAAGCGGTTTTAGCATGATGCTAAGGGAGAACCTCATTCCCGAAATGTATTCTAGCACAAAGTAATTATGATTACAAGTCATATTACTATTGAATGGATATAAAATATTATAAGCGTTAAACGCTTTGATCATACAGGTCATAATGAATGAAAGACATCATAATTCGATTATTTTGAAGGATTTTATCGTTCATTTTTAAGAGAAAAAGTAGGTGTAAGATGCTTCTACCAAAAACAAATAAAATTATTACAAATTCTAAAAAAAGTCATTTTAAACCATCTAAGACAACCCAAGTTGCGATTATATGTGATATTATACAACGACAGTTGATAAGGACTATCATTATCTGCGTATTCGTCAAGAGAAGACAAATATTCAGTTCCTAAGTATCAATTATTTCCTGTTTTTAGCGTGAAAGAATTCTTGCAATAAATAATAATGCTTGAAATTGATGGAAAACTATGGTAGATTATACAAATATTATATCAACGACAAAAATGATTCACGAATGACTTACAAATATTTTTCCCAAAAAGCGTAAGACATTCTATCATTATTCAATCAGTTAAAACGGTTAGAACACTTAAGACAATAGAGTCTTGGAACATCCTACTAAGAGATTAGTAAGATGATCTAAGGCTCTATTGTGCGTTACAGGAACTGATTTACAGTTGTTGCATAATATAAACAAGAGGCTAAAACCGAATCCTAATGTAGTAATGAAACTTACGAATCAATCCAATTTTAAACAAGAAATGAAAGGGTGACTATTATGAGACAAATAGCGATTTATGGAAAAGGTGGTATTGGTAAATCTACCACAACACAAAATTTAACAGCAGCACTGGCAGAAATGGGAAAAGAGATTATGATTGTTGGTTGTGATCCCAAAGCAGATTCAACAAGACTTATTCTTAATGGTTTAGCACAACAAACCGTGCTGGATACTTTAAGAGAAGAAGGGGAAGACATTGAACTAGAGAACATCTTAAAACCAGGGTATGGCGGTATTAGATGCGTTGAATCCGGAGGACCGGAGCCGGGTGTTGGATGCGCCGGACGTGGTATTATCACTTCAATTAATATGCTTGAACAATTAGGGGCATATGAAGATAATCTGGATTATGTGTTCTATGATGTATTGGGTGACGTTGTATGTGGCGGATTTGCAATGCCGATTAGAGAAGGTAAAGCAGAAGAAATCTATATCGTTGCATCCGGCGAGATGATGGCGATGTATGCGGCCAATAACATTGCAAAAGGTGTATTAAAATTTGCAGATTCAGGCGGAACAAGACTTGGCGGTATCATCTGTAACTCAAGAAAAGTGGATAATGAACTTGAGATGTTAACAGCTTTTGCAAAGGAACTTGGAACACAACTTATTCATTTTGTACCCAGAGACAATATGGTGCAACATGCAGAGATTAACAAAAAAACAGTTATTGACCATGATCCAACCCATGCTCAAGCAGAAGAATATAGAGTTCTGGCAAGAGCCATTGATGACAATAAGATGTTTGTTATTCCAAAACCCATGTCTCAAGAACGACTTGAAGAAATACTCATGGAACATGGTTTACTCGGGGTATAAGAAAAGAGAAATAAATCCAGCCGGCAAGCATAGAATTTATTTCCCTTTATCAATTGGATGGCTAAAGCCATCTGTGAGCAGTGCTCATTTATAGTATATCAAATTAATCATAATGTGTAAAACGAATCTAAGGAGGCTATAACTATGAAAATGATCAGAGCAATTGTCAGACCGGAAAAAGCAGGTTTTATATTAGACGAATTAAGTGATGCCGGATATCCGGCGGTTACAAAGATAGATGTTGTTGGACGTGGAAAACAAAGAGGTGTCAAAGTGGGTAACATTCATTACGATGAGTTACCAAAAGAGCTGCTTATGATGGTGGTAGAAGATCAGGCAGTGGATGAAATTATTAGAATCATTACAAAAAGTGCAAAAACAGGCGATGGTACCTATGGTGACGGCAAGATTTTTGTATCAGAAATGGAAGAAGCGTACACAATCAGTAGTGGCACATCAGGATTATAGGAGGTAGCGTATGAAAGAAGTTATGGCAGTCATAAGAATGAATATGATTAACGACACAAAAAAAGCACTTTCAGAGGCTGGATTTCCTTCAATCACCTGTCGCAAGGTTTATGGACGGGGAAAAAAGAAAGTCAATTTCGCACTTATTGAAGATTTAATTGACGGATTACCTGTTGAAGAGCCAGCCGTTATAGAAGCTATATCAGAGAACTATCGACTGATTGCAAAAAGACTCTTAACAATGATTGTTGAGGATTCAGAGGTACAAAAGATTGTGGACATAATAATCGAAACGAATCAAACAGGGAATATGGGTGATGGGCGTATTTTTGTTTCAAACATAAGTGATGTTATTCGAATCAGAACCGATGAAGTTGGCGCACTTGCACTTTAGAAAGGAGTGAAATCCATGTCAGAATCAAAAAAATTGGTAGATAAGGTATTAGACATATACCCTGCTAAAGTTATGAAGAACAGAAAAAGTCATATGGTCATAAAAGATGCATCAGTAAAACAAGAGATAGCTGCAAATACACGAGCAATTCCGGGGATCATCACCAATAGAGGTTGTGCTTATGCAGGCTGTAAAGGTGTTGTCATTGGTCCAATCGTAGATATGGTTCATATCGTACACGGCCCGGTTGGCTGTTCCTATTATGCATGGGGTACAAGGCGTAATAAAGGAAAAGCAAGAGAAGGCGGTCAGAATTTCTT from Petrocella atlantisensis includes:
- the fsa gene encoding fructose-6-phosphate aldolase → MNIYLDTADVNEIKKYFDLGIVAGVTTNPTIISRTGKEFITVINEIVEIVKGLPVNAEVISLDAEGMITEGRELAALNPSIVVKIPMCMEGLRAVKVLSDEGITTNVTLVFSVTQALMAARAGATYVSSFLGRVDDVGGDGIALIQDVITIFKEYGIKSKVIAASVRHMGHVIGCAKAGVDICTIPSSLIPSMANHPLTTQGLNQFLEDWKKVPTKK
- the rsgA gene encoding ribosome small subunit-dependent GTPase A, translated to MSKIDMQDLGLSQRFMTEASLYEDLHIGRVISQNKNLYKVITDHGEITAEISGKFRFEVTTMSAYPAVGDFVMLDRDEDASGHAIIHKVLTRKSAFIRKAAGTSQNEQVVATNIDAVFICMSLNNDFNLRRVERYLGIAWDSGAVPVIVLTKADLCDTLEEKLADINTIAYGVDVLVTSSISEDGYESVKNYLEVGKTIAFIGSSGVGKSTLINKLIGEDRFITKEIRDDDKGRHGSTRRELVVLPSGGIVIDTPGMREIGLDSVDLSKTFADIDELSAKCKFNDCTHTKEPSCAVQEAVRDGVLSEERLLSYIKLKKEAKYDGLNSKQIETEKLTTMFKDVGGMKNARKWMKEKDKRN
- a CDS encoding cation:proton antiporter is translated as MLFSLSLILIIGFSLSGILNKLKIPGLMGMIFTGILLGPHMFNLISPDILNISSDLREIALIVILTRAGLSIDINDLKKVGRPAILMCFVPATLEIIAVTLLAPLLLNITYIEAALMGTVLAAVSPAIIVPRMLHLMESGYGKHKSIPQLIMAGASVDDIYVIVLFTSLMGIYQGEGFSSTTLLNVPISIVIGSFLGIATGLILVEMFKIMHLRDTLKVLILLSASFIFVTLETIMKPYVPMSGLLAVMALGATILKTNEVTAKRLMGKFSKIWVGAEIMLFVLVGAAVDINALSGAGPKSILLVLGALVLRILGVNLSLIKTKLNLKERLFCSIAYLPKATVQAAIGAIPLSAGVDAGNTILTVAVLAILITAPIGAIGIDYTHTRLLTRKR
- the nifH gene encoding nitrogenase iron protein, which gives rise to MRQIAIYGKGGIGKSTTTQNLTAALAEMGKEIMIVGCDPKADSTRLILNGLAQQTVLDTLREEGEDIELENILKPGYGGIRCVESGGPEPGVGCAGRGIITSINMLEQLGAYEDNLDYVFYDVLGDVVCGGFAMPIREGKAEEIYIVASGEMMAMYAANNIAKGVLKFADSGGTRLGGIICNSRKVDNELEMLTAFAKELGTQLIHFVPRDNMVQHAEINKKTVIDHDPTHAQAEEYRVLARAIDDNKMFVIPKPMSQERLEEILMEHGLLGV
- a CDS encoding P-II family nitrogen regulator translates to MKMIRAIVRPEKAGFILDELSDAGYPAVTKIDVVGRGKQRGVKVGNIHYDELPKELLMMVVEDQAVDEIIRIITKSAKTGDGTYGDGKIFVSEMEEAYTISSGTSGL
- a CDS encoding P-II family nitrogen regulator, which codes for MKEVMAVIRMNMINDTKKALSEAGFPSITCRKVYGRGKKKVNFALIEDLIDGLPVEEPAVIEAISENYRLIAKRLLTMIVEDSEVQKIVDIIIETNQTGNMGDGRIFVSNISDVIRIRTDEVGALAL